One Polynucleobacter sp. MWH-Spelu-300-X4 genomic window carries:
- a CDS encoding cell division protein ZipA C-terminal FtsZ-binding domain-containing protein, whose protein sequence is MMGFSEFAASIGLSELQLSLGLIGFGLLVVVMIYNALRLRKTELSSTESLNVNYEDELGLIEKTEPVLDLPETKTELPVVNRIDSLIDCVIALRLPEAISGQEIISHLNQWPKSSMYPWMCEGLISQPSGTQALWEPVKVDGSYLELQTAIQLANRQGAIGVVDLSDFTSRSQALANALDAEIDLPPVNDILKEAQQLDQFAAQCDIQLGVTIIPKSNMWNLAEIKNAASKAGFQLSRNGRQFHRVINNLVIYSLIADESNFLRDDLNKASIQSVTLLLDLPKVPQLINPFRTMLNDAHLLADSINGSLVDDSGRPLIVEAVNAIEAQVNAIYQSMIQHGVSAGSSAAHRLFS, encoded by the coding sequence ATGATGGGGTTTTCTGAGTTTGCGGCTTCTATAGGCTTATCAGAACTTCAGTTATCTCTGGGGTTAATTGGCTTTGGCTTATTAGTTGTTGTAATGATTTACAACGCTTTACGTTTGCGCAAAACAGAATTATCTAGCACCGAATCATTGAATGTTAATTATGAAGATGAGTTAGGTTTAATTGAAAAAACGGAACCTGTTTTAGATTTACCTGAAACTAAAACAGAACTTCCTGTTGTTAATAGAATTGACTCTTTAATTGATTGCGTTATTGCCCTAAGATTGCCAGAAGCTATATCAGGTCAAGAAATTATTAGCCATTTAAACCAATGGCCTAAAAGTTCCATGTATCCATGGATGTGTGAGGGTTTGATTTCTCAGCCCTCGGGCACACAAGCCTTATGGGAACCCGTTAAAGTAGATGGTAGTTACCTTGAGTTACAGACAGCCATACAATTAGCTAATAGACAAGGCGCTATTGGCGTGGTTGATTTATCTGACTTTACATCTCGCTCCCAAGCTCTTGCTAATGCTTTGGATGCTGAGATTGATTTGCCACCAGTTAACGATATTCTCAAAGAAGCCCAGCAATTGGATCAATTTGCAGCACAGTGTGATATTCAGTTAGGCGTTACGATTATTCCAAAAAGTAACATGTGGAATTTGGCAGAAATTAAAAATGCAGCAAGTAAAGCTGGATTTCAGTTATCTCGTAATGGCCGTCAGTTTCATCGAGTTATTAATAATTTAGTTATTTATAGCTTAATTGCTGATGAATCTAATTTTTTGCGTGATGATTTAAATAAGGCAAGTATTCAGTCTGTCACTTTGCTTTTAGATTTGCCTAAAGTTCCTCAATTGATAAATCCATTTAGAACGATGTTGAATGATGCCCATTTATTGGCAGATTCAATAAATGGCAGTTTGGTAGATGATTCGGGTAGACCATTAATCGTTGAAGCAGTTAATGCCATTGAGGCTCAGGTTAATGCTATTTATCAGTCGATGATCCAGCACGGTGTTTCTGCTGGCTCCTCTGCAGCCCATCGACTTTTTTCTTAA
- the ligA gene encoding NAD-dependent DNA ligase LigA, with protein sequence MVNSARYAWLKEELASLDHAYYVLDNPRLPDVEYDKLYRELLSIESSHPEWVTSDSPSQRVSGQASNLFQEVKHVVPMLSLNNALEDSEAEAFDRRCRDGLEVNDVEYSVELKFDGLAISLRYERGLLVQAATRGDGYSGEDVTANIRTIRAIPLRLKGSNHPDVIEVRGEVFMSHKDFEILNQRAIKDNEKTFANPRNAAAGSLRQLDPKITAKRTLSFYSYGVGQCEPQSIIPNTHASLLDLYESWGLPVCTHRAVVKSIEGLMGFYAEIGQLRDQLPYDIDGVVYKINSRAQQEELGFVSRAPRFAIAHKFPAQEALTTVLGIDVQVGRTGAITPVARLTPVTVGGVTVTNATLHNEDEVRRKDVHIGDTVVVRRAGDVIPEIVSALREKRPENAVAFVMPTQCPVCGSHIEKPIDEAVARCSGGLFCAAQRKQALLHFAQRRAMDIEGLGDKLVDQLVDLNIVRTPADLYKLGLMALANLDRMGDKSADNLIAAIEKSKSNTLARFIFALGIRHVGESTAKDLAKYFGDIHKLMDASEEALLKVNDVGPVVAQSIIHFLNEAHNREVIEQLLAVGFTLEVEVSEINPAIQGKTFVLTGTLPTLSRDQAKAMIEKSGGKVAGSVSAKTSYVVAGEDAGSKLEKANELGVAVIDEGQMLALLNS encoded by the coding sequence ATGGTAAATTCGGCCCGTTATGCTTGGCTGAAGGAGGAGTTAGCTAGCCTAGATCATGCTTATTATGTTCTAGATAACCCTAGATTGCCTGATGTTGAATATGACAAACTATATAGAGAATTGTTATCTATAGAGTCATCTCATCCTGAGTGGGTAACATCAGACTCACCATCGCAGAGGGTCAGTGGTCAAGCTAGTAATTTATTTCAAGAAGTTAAGCATGTCGTTCCAATGCTATCTTTAAATAACGCATTAGAAGATTCAGAAGCGGAGGCTTTTGATAGACGATGTAGAGATGGGTTAGAAGTCAATGATGTTGAATATTCAGTTGAGCTCAAATTTGATGGCTTGGCTATTTCTTTGCGATATGAAAGAGGGCTTTTAGTTCAAGCCGCTACTAGAGGTGATGGATATAGTGGAGAGGATGTTACAGCTAATATTAGAACTATTCGCGCTATTCCTTTAAGGTTGAAAGGTAGTAATCACCCAGATGTCATTGAAGTGAGAGGTGAGGTTTTTATGTCTCATAAAGATTTTGAGATATTGAACCAAAGAGCTATTAAAGATAATGAAAAAACTTTCGCGAATCCTCGTAATGCAGCAGCAGGAAGTTTGCGTCAGCTTGATCCGAAAATAACCGCTAAAAGAACTTTATCGTTTTATTCATATGGAGTAGGCCAATGCGAGCCTCAATCAATAATTCCTAATACCCATGCTAGCTTATTGGACTTATATGAGTCATGGGGTTTACCTGTTTGCACGCATCGTGCTGTAGTTAAATCAATTGAAGGTCTTATGGGGTTTTATGCTGAAATTGGTCAATTGCGTGACCAGTTACCATACGACATCGATGGCGTTGTTTATAAAATAAATTCTAGGGCCCAACAAGAAGAGTTAGGGTTTGTATCGCGCGCGCCAAGATTTGCAATTGCTCATAAATTCCCTGCGCAAGAAGCCTTAACAACGGTTCTTGGTATTGATGTTCAAGTTGGTCGAACGGGTGCTATTACGCCTGTAGCTAGGTTGACCCCTGTCACAGTGGGAGGAGTGACTGTTACCAATGCAACTTTGCACAATGAGGATGAAGTTCGCCGTAAAGATGTACATATTGGAGATACAGTTGTAGTTAGGCGTGCTGGTGATGTTATTCCAGAGATTGTTTCTGCTTTAAGAGAAAAAAGGCCTGAGAATGCTGTTGCTTTTGTAATGCCCACTCAATGCCCTGTTTGTGGTTCGCATATTGAAAAACCGATAGATGAGGCAGTGGCGAGATGTAGTGGAGGGCTATTCTGTGCAGCACAGCGCAAACAGGCTTTATTACATTTCGCTCAAAGACGTGCCATGGATATCGAAGGTTTGGGTGATAAGTTAGTTGATCAATTGGTGGATTTAAATATTGTGAGAACTCCAGCTGATTTATATAAGTTGGGTTTGATGGCGCTAGCTAATTTAGATCGCATGGGTGATAAATCTGCTGATAATTTAATCGCAGCAATTGAAAAATCTAAATCCAATACCTTAGCTAGGTTTATTTTCGCATTAGGTATTCGCCATGTGGGAGAGAGCACAGCAAAAGATTTGGCTAAATATTTCGGCGATATCCATAAGCTAATGGATGCTTCTGAAGAAGCGCTTTTAAAAGTTAATGATGTAGGCCCCGTAGTAGCTCAATCCATTATTCATTTTTTAAATGAAGCCCATAACAGAGAGGTTATTGAGCAACTTCTAGCCGTTGGATTTACTTTGGAGGTTGAGGTTTCAGAAATAAATCCTGCTATACAAGGTAAAACATTTGTATTAACCGGCACCTTACCAACTTTATCAAGAGATCAAGCAAAAGCAATGATAGAGAAATCCGGTGGCAAAGTTGCGGGCTCTGTTTCAGCAAAGACTTCCTATGTTGTTGCCGGAGAAGACGCGGGTAGCAAACTTGAAAAAGCGAATGAGCTTGGTGTTGCTGTTATTGATGAGGGACAAATGTTGGCTTTATTAAACAGCTAA
- a CDS encoding [protein-PII] uridylyltransferase, translated as MDSFASLKNLRQEKFDQFKLDLNVKKLTKDICKLTDQQLLIAWNENNLNQYASLIAVGGFGRAELFPYSDVDILVLISDNLTDTQLSEINPQIESFITRCWDLGLEIGSSVRTTQECLQEAAADITVRTSLLESRWIGGNKKNYKKFLSEYDLAMDAKAFYQAKLLELRQRHHRYNDTPYSLEPNCKESPGGLRDLQVILWMTKAAKLGNSFADLHKKGLLTKHEALTINRNLTFLKTLRTQLHLVAKRRQDVLVFDLQTQLAEAFGLESEPGTRASEKIMKRYYWAAKAVTQLNEILLQNIEAILFPKESRRTRPVSEYFVEKQGLLDIIDPLLFEKQPEQILRAFLLLTKTSGVKGFSTQILRGLYNARSLMNASWRKNPENRQCFLEIIKQPDGVTQAFRLMNQTSVLGRYLPAFRKIVGQMQHDLFHVYTVDQHILMVLRNVRRFSVVEHTHEFPFCSQLAANYDKPWILVLAALFHDIAKGRGGDHSILGKTDAKSFAKDHGLNKEDTDLLVWLVAEHLTMSQIAQKQDISDPDVIQAFAKRIKNERYLTGLYLLTVADVRGTSPKVWNAWKGKLLEDLYRLTLRVLGGGKHDLNSELELNQSEAKKILRLYGLQSDAHENLWKQLDIPFFLRHEPSDIAWLTRHLYGRVNHDEPIVRARLSPVGEGLQVAVYVKDQPDLFARICSYFDQQGFSILDARIHTTQHGYALDTFQISGTNLLREGGHYRDIIQLVEHGLSETLKIAAPLITASKGRLSRQSRSFPIQPRVSLRADERGQYFVLSISANDRTGLLYAIAKILAEHSISLHTARINTLGERVEDVFLLDGKNLSKDTKIQVELETEILEALAV; from the coding sequence ATGGATTCTTTTGCTAGCTTAAAAAATCTTCGACAAGAGAAATTCGACCAATTTAAGTTGGATTTAAATGTTAAAAAACTAACAAAAGATATTTGCAAGCTAACCGATCAGCAATTATTGATTGCATGGAATGAGAATAATCTCAATCAATATGCTTCCCTGATTGCTGTTGGAGGCTTTGGGCGTGCCGAATTATTCCCTTATTCCGATGTAGATATTCTTGTTTTAATATCTGATAACTTAACGGATACACAGTTATCAGAAATTAACCCTCAAATTGAGTCATTTATTACCCGCTGTTGGGATTTAGGTTTAGAAATTGGTTCTTCTGTTAGGACTACTCAAGAGTGTTTACAAGAAGCTGCTGCAGATATTACGGTTAGAACTTCTTTACTAGAATCTCGCTGGATTGGCGGCAATAAAAAAAATTACAAAAAATTTCTGTCTGAATATGACTTAGCTATGGATGCCAAAGCTTTTTATCAGGCTAAATTATTAGAACTTCGGCAGCGGCATCATAGGTACAACGACACTCCCTACTCCTTAGAACCTAACTGCAAAGAGAGTCCAGGTGGCTTAAGAGATTTACAGGTTATTTTATGGATGACGAAAGCTGCAAAGCTAGGGAACAGTTTTGCTGACTTACATAAAAAAGGCTTACTGACAAAACACGAAGCCCTCACGATTAATCGAAACTTAACTTTTCTTAAAACCCTAAGGACGCAATTGCATCTTGTTGCAAAAAGACGGCAAGATGTTTTGGTCTTCGATTTGCAAACACAGCTAGCTGAAGCATTTGGACTTGAATCTGAGCCAGGCACACGTGCTAGTGAAAAAATTATGAAGCGCTACTATTGGGCGGCCAAAGCAGTAACTCAGCTCAATGAGATCTTGTTACAAAATATTGAAGCCATTCTGTTCCCTAAAGAGTCTAGAAGAACTCGCCCAGTATCTGAGTATTTTGTTGAAAAACAAGGGCTGTTGGACATCATTGACCCGCTTCTCTTTGAAAAACAACCCGAACAAATTTTACGAGCCTTCTTACTTTTAACAAAGACTAGTGGCGTTAAAGGTTTTTCAACTCAAATTTTGAGAGGGTTATATAACGCTCGTAGTTTGATGAATGCAAGTTGGAGAAAGAATCCGGAAAATCGCCAATGCTTTCTTGAGATTATCAAACAGCCAGATGGTGTTACTCAGGCATTTAGGTTAATGAATCAAACAAGTGTTCTAGGGCGTTATTTACCCGCCTTCAGGAAAATTGTTGGCCAAATGCAGCATGATTTATTTCATGTTTATACAGTTGACCAGCATATATTGATGGTTCTAAGAAATGTTAGAAGATTTTCCGTTGTTGAACACACACATGAATTTCCTTTTTGCAGTCAATTAGCAGCTAACTATGACAAGCCTTGGATATTAGTACTTGCCGCTCTATTTCATGACATCGCAAAAGGCCGTGGTGGTGACCATTCGATTCTTGGAAAAACAGATGCAAAATCATTTGCCAAAGATCATGGCTTAAACAAAGAAGATACTGACTTATTGGTATGGCTGGTTGCTGAGCATCTGACGATGAGCCAAATTGCTCAAAAGCAGGATATCAGCGATCCTGATGTTATTCAAGCATTTGCTAAGCGTATCAAAAATGAACGCTACTTAACGGGGCTGTATCTCTTAACTGTTGCGGATGTAAGAGGTACTAGTCCCAAAGTCTGGAATGCTTGGAAAGGCAAACTCCTCGAAGATTTATATAGACTTACTTTGCGAGTTTTAGGTGGTGGTAAACATGACCTTAATTCCGAATTAGAACTAAATCAATCGGAAGCCAAGAAAATATTACGTCTATACGGCCTACAAAGTGATGCTCATGAAAACTTATGGAAACAACTAGACATCCCATTTTTCTTGCGCCATGAACCAAGTGATATTGCATGGTTAACAAGGCACTTATATGGAAGAGTAAATCATGATGAGCCTATTGTAAGAGCCAGGCTATCTCCTGTTGGCGAAGGTTTACAGGTTGCCGTATACGTTAAAGATCAACCAGATTTGTTTGCCAGGATTTGCTCCTACTTTGACCAACAAGGTTTCTCAATTCTAGATGCCAGAATCCATACAACGCAACATGGATATGCATTAGATACTTTCCAAATTTCTGGCACCAATTTGTTAAGAGAAGGCGGGCATTACAGAGATATCATTCAATTAGTCGAACATGGCTTATCGGAAACTCTGAAAATTGCAGCCCCACTTATTACCGCTAGCAAGGGTCGATTGTCACGTCAATCCAGAAGCTTTCCAATTCAACCTAGAGTTAGTTTACGCGCCGATGAACGTGGACAATATTTTGTTTTATCTATTTCGGCCAACGATAGAACTGGCTTGTTATATGCCATAGCAAAAATTTTGGCTGAACATAGTATCTCACTACATACGGCGCGCATTAATACATTAGGTGAACGTGTTGAGGACGTATTCCTGCTTGATGGCAAAAACTTATCTAAAGATACAAAAATTCAGGTTGAATTAGAAACAGAAATTCTAGAAGCTTTAGCTGTTTAA